From a region of the Kwoniella mangroviensis CBS 8507 chromosome 1 map unlocalized Ctg01, whole genome shotgun sequence genome:
- a CDS encoding CDP-diacylglycerol-serine O-phosphatidyltransferase, translated as MSLSEEKKKALQQYKNDDGHFSLVRNFRLADLITIMNGVCGTLSILSSARYLILASNLKTPPAEAISTLYFAHLLPILGFGFDALDGKVARWMGGGSMLGQEMDSLADLVSFGVAPATLAFTLGLRTPLDTLALLLFVSCGLARLARFNATVALIPSDASGKSKYFEGLPIPSSLFLTSMMAFWVKKDWYAGAQHGLSDVPFGKVLLWGDKGGYGEIHVAAAIFAIWGAMMVSKTLRVS; from the exons ATGTCGCTctcagaagagaagaagaaagctttaCAGCAATACAAGAACGATGATGGTCATTTCTCCCTTGTTCG TAATTTCCGACTCGCCGAtttgatcaccatcatgaACGGAGTGTGCGGTACACTCTCCATCCTTTCCTCTGCTCGATACTTGATCTTAGCATCTAACCTCAAGACTCCACCTGCCGAGGCCATCTCAACACTCTACTTTGCACACTTGCTTCCAATCTTGGGATTCGGGTTCGACGCTTTAGACGGGAAAGTAGCTAGGTGGATGGGTGGAGGATCAATGTTAGGTCAAGAGATGGATTCCTTGGCCGATCTGGTTTCCTTCGGTGTAGCCCCCGCAACTCTCGCTTTCACTTTAGGTCTCAGAACACCTTTGGACACTTTGGCTTTGTTGTTATTCGTTTCATGTGGATTAGCAAGATTGGCAAGGTTCAACGCCACCGTCGCTCTCATCCCTTCGGACGCTTCTGGTAAATCAAAATATTTCGAAGGTCTTCCTATCCCCTCGAGTCTATTTTTGACTTCCATGATGGCCTTTTGGGTCAAGAAAGACTGGTACGCCGGTGCCCAACATGGTTTGTCGGATGTACCATTCGGTAAAGTTCTGTTGTGGGGTGATAAAGGTGGTTATGGGGAGATTCATGTAGCCGCTGCTATCTTTGCGATTTGGGGAGCTATGATGGTCAGTAAGACcttgagggtgagttga